A part of Macrobrachium nipponense isolate FS-2020 chromosome 26, ASM1510439v2, whole genome shotgun sequence genomic DNA contains:
- the LOC135199925 gene encoding uncharacterized protein LOC135199925: protein MVAVLIIAASSSRHINTRISSSSRISNSNGSSINSSSSSSSHISSRNSSSNRINDSNSSSSSRINRRFSSSIRINSSTNSSSRISSRISSISYISSRISSSNRINSSSSSSRRINRRFSSSIRINSSTNSGSHSSSRISSSSRISSGSNSN, encoded by the coding sequence ATGGTAGCAGTATTAATAATAGCAGCTAGTAGCAGCAGGCATATTAATACCAGAATTAGTAGCAGTAGCCGTATTAGTAACAGCAATGGTAGCAGTAttaatagtagcagtagtagcagtagccATATTAGTAGCAGGAATAGTAGCAGTAACCGTATTAATGATagcaatagcagcagcagcagccgaaTTAATAGGAGGTTTAGTAGCAGTATCCGTATTAATAGTAGCACTAATAGCAGCAGCCGTATTAGTAGCAGGATTAGTAGCATTAGCTATATTAGTAGCAGGATTAGTAGCAGTAACcgtattaatagtagtagtagcagcagccgCCGAATTAATAGGAGGTTTAGTAGCAGTATCCGTATTAATAGTAGCACTAATAGCGGCAGCCATAGTAGTAGCAGGATTAGTAGCAGCAGCCGTATTAGTAGCGGCAGTAACAGTAATTAA